The following are from one region of the Littorina saxatilis isolate snail1 linkage group LG4, US_GU_Lsax_2.0, whole genome shotgun sequence genome:
- the LOC138964366 gene encoding coiled-coil domain-containing protein 146-like, which yields MSDQEEKSLPMLEESSMEQSMMEQSMIMEQSMIMEQNVMEPAEEEEEVDYSPAIAPLPPKVIKQEENQVEVSASPAFQCLDELFQEGKLTGTKVAILKAKYTNLHETLKSTRDSETRLLREAKEFTQELGRQRVELEKADNFPEAYNTEPAKLREQLLKYTNELAQTQEREYQLEYKKESLKEEKEILEREYDRLPKQGQIEKKIKELHAATEEMRKEIVNRQMEAKNLREDLETAKRQYSSDKKEVEELEDKLDRLKAELATQNSQPGQIAKEADKIARKKNEVDNMLAEQDSEYREMVEAAKMVENRRRALEEEKMEADTELDKQRSMLDQRTRELDMLTKDYELAKEREAVLMGDRATLDMNLRHIHLEKKNQHDTHARKSREKERDARNLKKAELQLKVAEEGLNHTRTVYEKLKAQVNSLPRDDESQQKKRQELQKEVEQTKRALAQQNSLTAVEHVKLEASAAEEQNLLYEQSDLRIEVVELTRLAAIKADEREQKARDFMRAEMRYHRAVEDLKTKQLQIQDHQKKYQEMQVKLKDFAKLYDVIKNERNKCVNLIQTSTQKAAEMKEKIKILQNEIEILRTAVMQKDRLLQKQRLKHMNSIVIRDSLRNEMAKQQRQEEEMREKREQQKMDMAKLNLMINQGEEQMVKLRKRYEKNVQHRNDRGIKLIERNEEVCVFYEKVNIQDQMIRNGEVELKAREEEIRFLQMQLTEEKRSRELLQQSMPCKRHLESELVTLQIQLQQCQDRMLELEKELENPYDEKRVRFLAGDDPSPAEIQTKVEELESRLAEREEQLLEKDLVFEQVQRLVERIRHKAEAGKDDTLTLAKKVNETQGKIKDMTRKMMALVSEVSMTQAQSMQLQQQVRDGEGDLEQCYLRMEKGEPPTLTMEKEWLRQMRDDHRRHQNIEERRLEEEEEEQYKLAGGVYTTAEPRPNAYIPDDDSDLPIPRPYGSHAPFKPAESGSTMRHIRKPVPKPIEI from the exons ATGAGTGACCAGGAGGAAAAGTCTCTGCCGATGCTGGAGGAGAGTTCGATGGAGCAGAGTATGATGGAGCAGAGTATGATCATGGAGCAGAGTATGATCATGGAGCAGAATGTGATGGAGCCggcagaggaggaggaggaggtggattACTCTCCGGCCatcgcccccctccctcccaagGTTATTAAACAGGAGGAAAACCAGGTGGAGGTGTCAGCATCACCTGCTTTTCAGTGTCTGGATGAG TTATTTCAAGAAGGAAAGCTGACAGGAACCAAAGTTGCCATTCTGAAGGCAAAGTACACAAATCTACATGAGACATTAAAAAG CACACGAGACAGCGAAACAAGACTGCTGAGAGAAGCCAAAGAGTTTACACAGGAGCTAGGACGGCAACGAGTGGAGCTAGAAAAGGCAGACAACTTCCCTGAAGCTTACAACACTGAGCCAGCCAAACTTCGAGAACAACTGCTGAAATATACCAACGAGCTAGCGCAGACCCAAGAACGGGAGTACCAGCTAGAATACAAGAAGGAAAG tttgaaggaagaaaaagaaattttgGAACGAGAGTATGACCGTCTTCCAAAGCAAGGG CAAATTGAGAAGAAGATCAAAGAGCTGCATGCAGCTACAGAAGAAATGCGCAAGGAGATTGTCAACCGACAGATGGAGGCTAAGAACTTGCGAGAAGATCTGGAGACGGCTAAACGTCAGTACTCTTCCGACAAAAAGGAGGTTGAAGAACTTGAAGACAAACTGGACAGACTCAAA GCAGAACTGGCTACCCAAAACTCCCAGCCAGGACAGATTGCAAAGGAGGCTGACAAAATTGCGCGCAAGAAAAA TGAAGTGGACAACATGCTAGCGGAGCAGGACTCGGAGTACAGAGAGATGGTGGAGGCGGCTAAGATGGTGGAGAACCGCCGGAGAGCACTGGAGGAAGAAAAGATGGAGGCCGACACAGAGCTGGACAAGCAGCGGTCAATGCTTGACCAGCGGACAAGAGAACTGGACATGCTGACCAAGGACTACGAACTGGCCAAGGAGAGAGAGGCTGTGCTGATGGGAGACAG AGCCACATTAGACATGAACCTGCGACACATACACCTGGAGAAGAAGAACCAACATGACACTCACGCCAGAAAATCAAGAGAGAAGGAGCGTGATGCTCGCAATCTCAAGAAGGCCGAGCTGCAACTCAAGGTGGCTGAGGAAGGCCTGAATCACACCAGGACTGTCTATGAGAAACTCAAAGCACAG GTGAATTCTCTGCCACGAGATGACGAGTCACAACAGAAGAAGCGTCAAGAACTGCAGAAGGAAGTGGAACAGACCAAGAGAGCCTTGGCACAACAG AACTCATTGACAGCAGTGGAACATGTGAAACTGGAAGCCAGCGCTGCAGAGGAACAGAACCTGCTGTACGAACAGAGTGATCTGCGCATTGAGGTGGTGGAGCTCACACGATTGGCAGCCATCAAG GCTGATGAACGAGAACAGAAGGCTCGCGACTTCATGCGAGCTGAGATGCGGTACCACCGAGCTGTGGAGGACCTCAAGACCaaacagctacagatacaggaCCATCAGAAGAAATACCAGGAGATGCAGGTCAA aTTGAAGGACTTTGCCAAGCTGTATGATGTGATCAAGAACGAGCGTAACAAATGTGTGAACCTGATCCAGACCAGCACGCAGAAGGCAGCGGAGATGAAGGAGAAAATCAAAATCTTgcagaatgaaattgaaattCTACGCACAGCTGTCATGCAGAAAGACAG ACTTCTTCAGAAGCAGAGGCTGAAGCACATGAACAGCATCGTGATCAGGGACAGCCTTCGCAACGAGATGGCCAAGCAGCAGCGGCAGGAGGAGGAGATGAGGGAGAAGAGGGAGCAGCAGAAGATGGACATGGCCAAACTCAACCTCATGATCAACCAGGGCGAGGAACAGATGGTCAAGCTCCGCAAGCGATACGAGAAGAACGTCCAGCACAGAAACGACAG GGGCATCAAGCTGATTGAACGAAATGAAGAGGTGTGCGTGTTTTACGAAAAAGTAAACATTCAAG ACCAAATGATCCGAAACGGAGAGGTGGAACTGAAAGCCAGAGAGGAGGAGATACGCTTCCTGCAGATGCAGCTGACAgaagagaaacgctcccgagaactCCTCCAACAATCCATGCCCTGCAAGCGCCATCTGGAGTCGGAGCTGGTGACCTTGCAGATCCAGCTCCAGCAATGTCAAGATCGTATGCTGGAGCTAGAGAAGGAGCTGGAGAATCCGTACGACGAGAAGAGGGTGCGGTTCCTCGCGGGAGATGATCCTAGTCCTGCCGAGATCCAGACCAAAGTGGAGGAG CTGGAGTCGAGGTTAGCAGAGAGGGAGGAGCAGTTACTGGAGAAGGACCTGGTGTTTGAGCAAGTGCAGAGACTGGTGGAGAGAATCCGCCACAAGGCCGAGGCAGGAAAGGACGACACGCTCACCTTGGCTAAGAAG GTGAACGAGACGCAGGGCAAAATCAAAGACATGACGCGCAAGATGATGGCTCTGGTGTCGGAAGTGTCAATGACGCAGGCACAGTCCATGCAACTGCAGCAACAAGTGAGGGACGGAGAGGGGGATCTGGAGCAATGCTATCTCCGCATGGAGAAGGGCGAGCCCCCGACGCTGACGATGGAGAAGGAGTGGCTGCGACAGATGCGTGACGACCACAGGAGACACCAGAACATAGAGGAGAGGAGATTG gaagaggaggaagaagagcaGTACAAACTGGCTGGTGGGGTCTACACGACGGCAGAGCCCCGACCCAACGCTTACATCCCAGATGACGACAGTGACCTGCCCATCCCTCGACCCTACGGATCCCACGCTCCGTTCAAACCTGCAGAATCCGGATCCACCATGCGACACATTAGGAAACCTGTGCCCAAGCCTATTGAGATCTAA